One window of the Tetragenococcus koreensis genome contains the following:
- a CDS encoding Abi family protein, whose protein sequence is MTKLVIKLSLIFLSWSYSDKVIIWRRNFEKYYNESPIWVVLDLASIGKLRFFVNYLVDKYPTNNYLKLINNNIRYVSDIRNSCAHNKPILLNLQKTSRIYKPVFTNAQRMGLKKEEIKNLKVAKIFSVFELYRIMCSQGMNYHRYQEFSIYLDRVEQTIALHEQNNDIKRFFSSLRKILDEFKSE, encoded by the coding sequence GTGACTAAATTGGTTATAAAACTTTCGCTAATTTTTCTAAGTTGGTCCTATTCTGATAAAGTGATTATTTGGAGGCGTAATTTTGAAAAATACTATAATGAATCACCCATTTGGGTAGTTTTAGATTTAGCTTCTATAGGCAAATTAAGATTTTTTGTAAATTATTTAGTTGATAAATATCCTACAAATAATTATTTAAAACTCATCAATAACAATATACGCTATGTCTCTGATATTCGTAATTCTTGTGCCCATAACAAGCCGATTTTATTAAATTTACAAAAAACCAGCAGAATATACAAACCAGTATTTACAAATGCTCAACGTATGGGGTTGAAGAAAGAAGAAATTAAAAATTTAAAAGTTGCAAAAATCTTTTCTGTTTTTGAACTATATAGAATTATGTGTTCTCAGGGTATGAATTATCATAGATACCAGGAATTTTCTATTTATTTAGATAGAGTTGAACAAACGATCGCTTTGCACGAACAAAATAACGATATTAAGCGTTTCTTTAGTTCTTTAAGAAAAATACTTGACGAGTTCAAAAGCGAATGA
- a CDS encoding DNA-binding protein: MSPEEKYQQELIQSEKDHHAPTAGAMIGHILANLIIHQNKLRQIVYYIKGVDRSFVKEVFPEMIAKENQLLDELNHLMLDEGEVIPTITEEFTEYSMLEENGRLKYEASDYLLMEVVKDFATQLLFITRGITLAENESKFGLSEFLKQLYAWIKHQIYRIQSYLGHEVFEGLEEE, from the coding sequence ATGAGTCCAGAAGAAAAATATCAGCAAGAATTAATCCAAAGTGAAAAAGACCATCACGCACCAACAGCTGGTGCGATGATTGGTCATATTCTAGCAAATTTGATTATTCATCAAAATAAATTAAGACAAATCGTTTATTATATAAAAGGAGTAGATCGAAGCTTTGTTAAAGAAGTATTTCCTGAAATGATCGCCAAAGAAAATCAGTTACTTGACGAGTTAAATCATTTGATGTTAGATGAAGGTGAGGTTATTCCAACCATCACAGAAGAATTCACCGAATACAGTATGCTAGAAGAAAATGGGCGTCTAAAATATGAAGCGAGCGATTATTTGTTGATGGAGGTAGTAAAAGATTTTGCTACTCAATTATTGTTTATTACCAGAGGAATTACACTCGCAGAAAATGAAAGTAAATTTGGTCTGTCGGAATTTTTAAAACAATTGTATGCTTGGATAAAGCACCAAATTTATAGGATACAAAGTTATTTAGGGCACGAAGTTTTTGAAGGCTTAGAAGAAGAGTAA
- a CDS encoding MurR/RpiR family transcriptional regulator, whose translation MNIETLINEHYDHLNENDQHIAKYIINHEEECKYLSIIQLAEVTLTSKSSILRFTQKLGFSGYSEFKYALKQQKLQQQEQQSFVAMQQEDLLQTAKIFSQQNVTPVLEAFDRADSIYCYGTGWGQRDVLQNFMRSVIPLQRFPIHLQSQKELSIVLDGSITEKDLMIVLSLSGENKPREDILNRMRLKNIPILSITNMSRNRLASKATYNLYYQSTEIGEDTHEIFSMMPLFQVMDLFYRAYVDYKQIDLEQL comes from the coding sequence TTGAATATAGAAACTTTAATTAATGAACATTATGATCATTTAAATGAAAATGACCAACATATTGCTAAATATATTATTAACCATGAAGAAGAGTGCAAATATTTGTCCATTATCCAGTTGGCAGAAGTTACCTTGACATCAAAATCTTCTATTTTACGTTTTACTCAAAAACTAGGTTTTTCTGGGTATAGTGAATTTAAATACGCATTGAAACAGCAAAAATTACAACAACAAGAGCAGCAATCTTTTGTGGCTATGCAGCAAGAGGACTTATTACAAACAGCTAAGATTTTCAGCCAGCAAAATGTTACTCCTGTGTTAGAAGCTTTCGATCGTGCAGACTCGATCTACTGTTATGGAACCGGTTGGGGTCAACGGGATGTTTTGCAGAATTTCATGCGCAGCGTCATTCCGCTGCAACGTTTTCCGATACATTTACAATCGCAAAAAGAGCTAAGCATTGTTTTAGATGGCTCGATTACAGAAAAAGATTTGATGATTGTTCTTTCATTAAGTGGAGAAAATAAGCCTCGAGAAGACATTTTGAATCGTATGAGGTTAAAAAATATTCCTATCTTATCGATTACTAATATGAGTAGAAATCGCCTGGCTTCAAAAGCTACCTACAATTTATACTACCAATCTACGGAAATTGGCGAAGACACGCACGAAATTTTCAGCATGATGCCGTTATTTCAGGTGATGGATTTGTTTTATCGGGCGTATGTGGATTACAAGCAAATTGATTTAGAGCAATTGTAG
- a CDS encoding heavy metal translocating P-type ATPase — MKIQQWIMQHKNHLAFITGLLIIFASIAKFIFTWSLGYQIALIIASIIGVLPIFLQAYQALRVRVLSIDLLVTIAVFGAFLIGEYNESAIVTFLFLFGSFLEQKTLEKTRTAIQSLTKMAPKSALKITADGENESVEIDDIAKDDRLLVKTGAQVPVDGTIYEGEGYLNEASVTGESQQSKKTQGDDVFAGTFLDNGTLKIKTKRIGEDTTFGKIIELVEEAQDSKSSAERFIDKFAKYYTPAVLILSLIVGILSQNVRLAITILVLGCPGALVIGVPVSNVAGIGSGAKSGILIKGGEVIDGFSKVDTFVFDKTGTLTVGKPSVAAIRNYTDDPAESLKIAASVERESDHPLGQAILDYASLSNYLSVTQTNVIKGQGIAATLADKNVLVGNQSLMTENNVELTEKMQSDIHKLQTSGNSLVMVAIDGQLSLLIGIKDQVRPGVKETLVHLKQMGIKELIMLTGDNQETAETIAQELEITRVYGNLLPENKADYIRQLQNEGHQTAFVGDGVNDSPSLALSDIGIAMGGGTEVAIETSDIVLMQSSFEKLADAYHLTKKTFYNMQENILIALGTVLLLLLGLIFGYIYMASGMFVHELSILVVIFNGMRLLLNRKKKYKS, encoded by the coding sequence TTGAAAATACAACAATGGATTATGCAGCATAAAAATCATTTGGCTTTTATTACTGGTCTATTGATTATTTTTGCTAGTATCGCAAAATTTATCTTTACGTGGTCATTAGGTTATCAAATTGCACTGATTATTGCTTCAATCATCGGAGTGCTGCCGATTTTCCTGCAAGCTTATCAAGCATTACGAGTTCGAGTGCTTAGTATCGATTTGTTAGTTACCATCGCGGTTTTTGGCGCTTTTTTGATTGGTGAATATAATGAGTCAGCGATTGTGACTTTTTTGTTTTTATTCGGCAGTTTTTTAGAACAAAAAACCTTGGAAAAAACACGTACGGCAATTCAATCTTTAACAAAAATGGCACCTAAAAGTGCTTTAAAAATAACAGCTGACGGAGAAAATGAATCAGTTGAAATTGATGATATTGCTAAAGATGATCGCTTATTAGTAAAAACCGGGGCTCAAGTTCCCGTAGATGGAACTATTTACGAAGGAGAAGGTTACCTGAATGAAGCCAGCGTGACTGGTGAATCGCAGCAAAGTAAAAAGACACAAGGCGATGACGTTTTTGCGGGCACGTTTTTAGACAACGGAACCTTAAAAATAAAGACCAAAAGAATAGGTGAAGATACTACTTTTGGCAAGATTATCGAACTTGTAGAAGAAGCGCAGGATAGTAAATCCAGTGCCGAACGTTTTATCGATAAATTTGCAAAATATTACACACCGGCCGTGCTTATTTTATCTTTAATTGTGGGTATTTTGAGTCAAAATGTTCGTTTAGCCATCACTATTTTGGTTTTGGGCTGTCCGGGCGCTTTGGTTATTGGTGTGCCTGTTTCAAATGTTGCTGGTATCGGAAGTGGAGCCAAAAGTGGCATATTGATTAAAGGTGGGGAAGTCATCGATGGGTTTAGCAAAGTTGACACATTTGTTTTTGATAAAACAGGCACTTTGACAGTAGGTAAGCCAAGCGTTGCTGCTATCAGAAACTATACAGATGATCCAGCTGAAAGCTTAAAAATTGCTGCTAGTGTTGAAAGAGAATCCGATCATCCGTTAGGACAAGCGATTTTAGATTATGCTAGTCTTTCCAATTATTTATCTGTCACCCAAACCAATGTGATTAAAGGCCAAGGAATTGCGGCAACATTGGCTGACAAAAATGTACTGGTGGGTAATCAATCTTTAATGACTGAAAATAATGTTGAACTTACAGAAAAAATGCAAAGTGATATTCATAAACTACAAACTTCAGGGAACTCTTTAGTTATGGTAGCTATTGATGGACAATTGTCTTTATTAATCGGTATTAAAGATCAAGTTCGACCGGGTGTTAAAGAGACTTTAGTGCATTTAAAACAAATGGGTATCAAGGAGTTAATCATGCTGACCGGTGACAATCAAGAAACTGCCGAAACTATTGCGCAAGAACTTGAAATAACAAGAGTTTATGGAAATTTGCTGCCAGAAAATAAAGCCGATTATATTCGCCAATTACAAAATGAAGGCCATCAAACTGCTTTTGTCGGCGATGGCGTTAATGATAGTCCATCGCTTGCTTTGAGTGATATTGGGATTGCTATGGGAGGCGGAACAGAAGTTGCTATTGAAACATCAGACATTGTTTTGATGCAATCAAGTTTTGAAAAATTAGCGGATGCTTATCACTTAACAAAGAAGACATTTTATAATATGCAAGAGAATATTCTAATTGCGCTTGGTACTGTATTGCTCTTATTATTAGGATTGATTTTTGGTTATATCTATATGGCTAGTGGCATGTTTGTCCATGAATTAAGTATTCTGGTTGTCATTTTTAATGGGATGCGATTATTGCTAAATCGTAAGAAAAAATACAAATCTTGA
- a CDS encoding Crp/Fnr family transcriptional regulator, translating into MQEEHLCVTLVPLFNHLELEDQKRIHQLVRHVTYEKGEAIVSPYDDPQLVIVAKGLLKVYQLFPSGKEQLLRVVEPGGYEGENALFGVKNNNLFSESLQKTEVCVLKQSDFQKLLKDYPQLSLKLLTINAEKNAKVEEQTQFLTMERIEERLATYLLDLAKAAESSQVKIPMKMKELAGFLGTTPETLSRKLKTLEEAQLIKREKQTIQILDAERLEEI; encoded by the coding sequence ATTCAAGAAGAACATCTATGCGTCACCCTCGTTCCTTTGTTTAATCATTTAGAATTAGAAGATCAAAAAAGAATCCATCAACTCGTTAGGCATGTGACTTATGAAAAAGGGGAGGCAATTGTTTCTCCTTATGATGATCCACAGTTAGTGATTGTGGCAAAAGGTCTTTTAAAAGTCTATCAACTTTTTCCAAGTGGCAAAGAACAATTGTTACGAGTGGTGGAACCTGGCGGCTATGAAGGAGAAAATGCCTTATTTGGCGTAAAAAACAATAATCTTTTTAGCGAATCTCTGCAAAAGACGGAGGTCTGTGTATTAAAACAAAGCGACTTTCAAAAACTTTTAAAAGACTATCCGCAATTAAGCTTAAAACTTTTAACCATCAATGCTGAAAAGAATGCAAAAGTTGAAGAACAAACGCAATTTCTAACCATGGAGAGAATCGAAGAACGATTAGCAACGTACTTGTTAGATTTGGCGAAAGCTGCGGAAAGTTCTCAAGTAAAAATCCCCATGAAAATGAAAGAACTGGCTGGTTTTCTTGGAACAACACCCGAGACATTGTCGCGCAAATTGAAAACTTTGGAAGAAGCGCAATTGATCAAAAGAGAGAAACAAACGATTCAAATTCTCGATGCAGAACGTTTAGAAGAAATATAG
- a CDS encoding heavy-metal-associated domain-containing protein, translating to MEKVIIQLGTLTCPSCMQKIEQAVKKENGVEKVKVLFNASKVKAEIDPAATDAEAIKKAIEKVGYTVEGTKTKELS from the coding sequence ATGGAAAAAGTAATTATTCAATTAGGGACATTAACTTGTCCTTCATGTATGCAAAAAATCGAGCAAGCGGTGAAAAAAGAAAATGGGGTAGAAAAGGTGAAAGTATTATTCAACGCAAGTAAAGTCAAAGCTGAGATTGATCCAGCTGCAACGGATGCAGAAGCAATCAAAAAAGCGATTGAAAAAGTAGGCTATACTGTAGAAGGTACCAAGACAAAGGAGTTGTCCTAA